One window of the Pan troglodytes isolate AG18354 chromosome 12, NHGRI_mPanTro3-v2.0_pri, whole genome shotgun sequence genome contains the following:
- the CDC42EP3 gene encoding cdc42 effector protein 3 isoform X1 translates to MPAKTPIYLKAANNKKGKKFKLRDILSPDMISPPLGDFRHTIHIGKEGQHDVFGDISFLQGNYELLPGNQEKAHLGQFPGHNEFFRANSTSDSVFTETPSPVLKNAISLPTIGGSQALMLPLLSPVTFNSKQESFGPAKLPRLSCEPVMEEKAQEKSSLLENGTVHQGDTSWGSSGSASQSSQGRDSHSSSLSEQYPDWPAEDMFDHPTPCELIKGKTKSEESLSDLTGSLLSLQLDLGPSLLDEVLNVMDKNK, encoded by the coding sequence ATGCCAGCCAAGACCCCAATTTACCTGAAAGCAGCCAAtaacaagaaaggaaagaaatttaaactgAGGGACATTCTGTCTCCTGATATGATCAGTCCCCCGCTTGGAGACTTTCGCCACACCATCCACATTGGCAAAGAGGGCCAGCACGATgtctttggagatatttcctttcttcaaGGGAACTACGAGCTTTTACCTGGAAACCAGGAGAAAGCACACCTGGGCCAGTTCCCTGGGCATAATGAGTTCTTCCGGGCCAACAGCACCTCAGACTCTGTGTTCACAGAAACGCCCTCCCCGGTGCTCAAAAATGCCATCTCCCTCCCGACCATTGGAGGATCCCAAGCTCTCATGTTGCCCTTACTGTCACCAGTGACATTTAATTCCAAACAGGAGTCCTTCGGGCCAGCAAAGCTGCCCAGGCTTAGCTGCGAGCCCGTCATGGAGGAAAAAGCTCAGGAGAAAAGCAGTCTGTTGGAGAATGGGACAGTCCACCAGGGAGACACCTCATGGGGCTCCAGCGGTTCTGCATCTCAGTCCAGCCAAGGCAGAGACAGCCACTCCTCCAGCCTGTCCGAACAGTACCCCGACTGGCCAGCCGAGGACATGTTTGACCATCCCACCCCATGCGAGCTCATCAAGGGAAAGACTAAGTCAGAGGAGTCCCTCTCTGACCTTACAGGTTCCCTCCTCTCCCTGCAGCTTGATCTTGGGCCCTCACTTTTGGATGAGGTGCTGAATGTAATGGATAAAAATAAGTAA